The Pseudomonas protegens genome contains the following window.
TCGGCCTGGTCTTCGGCGAGCCGCGAGGTCGCCAGCTCCAGGTCATAGCCGTTGTTGGCGATGTAGGTGTTTTTGAAGCGCTGGCGCAGGGCGGCGAAATCCAATGGCGCCACGTCGCGCGGGCCACCGGTCGCGCCTTCGACCATGTGCAGGTAAACGACGCCGAGGGCATCGAGTTGATCGACGACGTAGTTGAATTGCGCCTGCGGATCGCTGCTGGAGACACCGTTGGCCGGCGACACCGGCGACAAGCGCACCCCGGTGCGATCCGCGCCGATTTCATTGATGACCGCTGCGGTGACTTCGAGCAACAGACGCGCACGATTTTCAATCGAGCCGCCGTAGGCATCGGTGCGCACGTTGGCGCTGTCCTTGAGGAACTGATCCAGCAGATAGCCGTTCGCGCCGTGAATTTCCACACCGTCGAACCCGGCAGCGATTGCGTTCGCCGCGGCCTGGCGGAAATCGGCGACGATCCCCGGCAGTTCGTTGATGTCCAGTGCACGGGGCTCGGAGACGTCGACAAAGCGGTTGTTGACGAACACCTGGGTGGCCGCGCGCAGCGCGGAAGGGGCCACCGGGGCGGCGCCGTTTTCTTGCAGATCAACATGGGACACGCGGCCGACATGCCACAGTTGCACAAAGATCTTGGCGCCCTGGGCGTGGACCGCGTCGGTCACCTTGCGCCAGCCATCAATCTGCGCCTGGGTGTAGATCCCGGGGGTGTCCTGATAGCCCTGGCCCTGCCGGGAAATCTGCGTGGCTTCGCTGATCAGCAAACCTGCGCTAGCGCGTTGGCTGTAGTAGGTGGCGGCGAATTCGCTGGGAACAAAGCCTGCGCCCGCGCGGTTGCGGGTCAGTGGCGCGAGGGCGATGCGGTTCGCCAGCGTGAGGGCGCCAAGGGTGTAAGGGGTGAACAGATTCTGATCGGTCATCTGGTGTCTCTTCCGTGCCCGTGAGTGGAGATCGGTGGTGCGTGCAATTAGGATGATGATCGAAATCTAAACTGTCAACGGTTTTGATTATGGTCGACATCTATGTATGATTGGGCCGCTGATTTCCCAATCAACATGAGGTATTGCACGTGAGAGTGAGCAAGGCCCAGGCGCAGGCCAATCGAGAGCACATCGTTGAAACGGCCTCAGAACTGTTCCGTGAGCGCGGTTTCGACGGTGTGGGTGTGTCGGATCTGATGGCGGCGGCCGGTTTCACCCACGGCGGCTTCTACAAGCATTTCGGCTCCAAGGCCGACCTCATGGCCGAGGCCTCGGCCTGCAGCCTGGCCAAGTCGCTGGCAGCGGCGCAGGCGCTGGATGTGCCGGGGTTCATCGACGTCTATGTGACCCGAGAACATCGCGACGGACGCGGCAGCGGTTGCACCATGGCCGCGTTGTGCGGCGATGCGGCGCGTCAATCGGATGAGGTAAAAGCGAGGTTTGCCGAAGGGGTCGAGCACACCCTGCAAAGCCTGGGTGACAAATACCCGACAGGGCCGGATGCCGCTCCGGGGGAGGGCCGGCGGAAAATGATCGACCTGCTGGCCCGGGCGGTGGGTGCGATCATGTTGTCCCGCGCCTGCCCGGATGATTCCGCGCTGGCGGATGAGATTCTTGAGGTGTGCCGCGCTGAGATGCTGGCGTCGTTGGCGGTGGCGGATGGCGAGCCTGTGTGATGCAGGTCGAAGCGCTTAAAACTGCCTGGATAGCGGGGATGCTGCAAGACCAGGGACGATTCAGAAATCACATTGACCTTCACCAGAGAAAACAAGCAGCACATGGAAGATATTTCTGAATTTACCGAAGCCCAATTCATTGCCTTCGTCAACAACATACGGCTCGTCAACAAGGGTGGGACGGATGATGAACTCGGTGAGCTGCTTGAAAAGTTCAGCAAGCTCGCCGGTCATCCAGATGGCTATGACCTGATTTTCCACCCCGAACCCGGTGCGGATAACTCCGCCGAGGGTGTTACCCAGGCAGTGAAAGCATGGCGCAATGCCCAGGGACTCTCGGGATTCAAGAGCGACTGATTGAAGCGCCACCCACGTCAAGCGACCTGCCCACGGTCAAGGACGATACGAAGCTCCCAGGCTTGCTTTAAGTATCGTCGTGGCGCGTGAGTCACTCCCTTGTTCTTGGGACCTCGAAGAGCCGCTCCTGGTCATTAGTCGCTTTGCTGATCCGACATCCCCGAAGGAGGGTGGCAGGCCCTTCAGTTGCCGTTCAGCCCGCTGTCGCGGGTCAGAAGGCGGCGTTTCCAATGAATTTCCTTCTGCATCATTTCGTCCTTGCCGGTGTGCTTGTCGGCAATTTCAAGGATGCTGAACCTGAAGTTTTCCGCGAAATTATCGCCACGCCGGGTGTGCAGGTCACGTAGGCGGGTGTTTCCGCCATGTCCGTTATGGGCGTAGGTGACCCAGCGGTCCCACAGGCCTCCAGTGCCGGTCGCGGAGCCTACGTAGAGCTGATGCTCGCCTTCGGTGCGGTCTGAGATGAGGTACACGCCCGCCACGC
Protein-coding sequences here:
- a CDS encoding alkene reductase; amino-acid sequence: MTDQNLFTPYTLGALTLANRIALAPLTRNRAGAGFVPSEFAATYYSQRASAGLLISEATQISRQGQGYQDTPGIYTQAQIDGWRKVTDAVHAQGAKIFVQLWHVGRVSHVDLQENGAAPVAPSALRAATQVFVNNRFVDVSEPRALDINELPGIVADFRQAAANAIAAGFDGVEIHGANGYLLDQFLKDSANVRTDAYGGSIENRARLLLEVTAAVINEIGADRTGVRLSPVSPANGVSSSDPQAQFNYVVDQLDALGVVYLHMVEGATGGPRDVAPLDFAALRQRFKNTYIANNGYDLELATSRLAEDQADLIAFGRPFIGNPDLVQRLKTGAALSAFNPATLYGGGAAGYIDYPTLVESNASAS
- a CDS encoding TetR/AcrR family transcriptional regulator, whose protein sequence is MRVSKAQAQANREHIVETASELFRERGFDGVGVSDLMAAAGFTHGGFYKHFGSKADLMAEASACSLAKSLAAAQALDVPGFIDVYVTREHRDGRGSGCTMAALCGDAARQSDEVKARFAEGVEHTLQSLGDKYPTGPDAAPGEGRRKMIDLLARAVGAIMLSRACPDDSALADEILEVCRAEMLASLAVADGEPV
- a CDS encoding bacteriocin immunity protein, with protein sequence MEDISEFTEAQFIAFVNNIRLVNKGGTDDELGELLEKFSKLAGHPDGYDLIFHPEPGADNSAEGVTQAVKAWRNAQGLSGFKSD